A portion of the Hymenobacter gelipurpurascens genome contains these proteins:
- a CDS encoding ATP-binding protein codes for MDQSAVIYSDESLLNAPVTLTNCDREPIHIPGSVQPYGFLLCLDEETKQIVHASENTLALLGIAAENLIGTGLEQLLSPATLAELEQLWPTLTEITKLLGARLEQVPGQPFYKIILHRHDQLLWLEFEPVAETGASVLDLPSLNVALGQMLGATSVLEFCQHAVSQVRDITGFDRVVMYRFAEDASGEVVAEAKRDDLEPFLGLHYPATDIPQQARAMYLKNWLRFIPDVAYVPARLHPVLHPTAPRPPDMTYAVLRSVSPIHLEYLRNMGVAATMTISIIADGVLWGMITCHHLTPRLVSYELRELCLFIGKTFSALLRSKLQHDNFAYQLHIRETQVRLFELVSRHDNFIEGLYKRKPSVADVINCGGAAICFEGEIITMGTTPTEAQIQELATWLHQNVPQDAFYTNSYVAQNPAGVGIRGTASGLLAISLSQESADYIIWFRPEQIQTVTWAGQTQKAEVLQDGQLHLSPRQSFEAWRQTVDSTSAPWLPMEIEAAQEIRLHLSDVRLKIFNELQTRAASLSRLNSELERSNNELDSFAYVASHDLKEPLRGIHNYSIFLLEDYAEQLDAEGVNKLQTLVRLSQRMESLIESLLQLSRVGRQELTVVETNVQEVVEDVLDMLQPRFEQTGTTATITSPLPTIRCDEVRIREVFNNLMTNAMRYSDQVQRLVRIGLAPAEVRGPHGTGNPADFHVFYVQDNGIGIDPKHHENVFKIFKRLHTQEKYGGGTGAGLSIAKKMVEKHHGEIWVGSVLGQGATFYFSLSKHL; via the coding sequence GTGGATCAATCAGCCGTAATCTATTCCGACGAGAGCCTGCTCAATGCGCCCGTCACGCTTACCAACTGCGACCGGGAGCCCATTCATATTCCGGGCTCCGTGCAGCCTTACGGCTTTTTGCTCTGCCTCGATGAGGAAACGAAACAGATAGTACACGCCAGCGAAAACACGCTGGCGCTGCTGGGCATTGCGGCCGAAAACCTGATCGGGACTGGCCTAGAGCAGCTCCTGAGCCCCGCTACCCTGGCGGAGCTGGAGCAGCTGTGGCCTACGCTCACCGAAATCACAAAGCTGTTGGGCGCCCGTCTGGAGCAGGTGCCCGGCCAGCCGTTCTACAAGATTATCCTGCACCGCCACGACCAACTGCTGTGGCTGGAGTTTGAGCCGGTGGCTGAAACCGGCGCCAGCGTCCTGGATTTGCCTTCCCTCAATGTAGCCCTAGGCCAGATGCTGGGTGCTACTTCCGTGCTGGAGTTCTGCCAGCACGCCGTAAGCCAGGTGCGCGACATCACGGGGTTTGATCGGGTGGTGATGTACCGCTTTGCCGAGGACGCCAGCGGCGAAGTAGTGGCCGAAGCTAAGCGCGACGACCTGGAACCTTTCCTAGGCCTGCACTACCCCGCCACCGATATTCCGCAGCAGGCCCGCGCCATGTACCTCAAAAACTGGCTGCGCTTTATTCCGGATGTGGCCTACGTGCCGGCGCGCCTGCACCCGGTGCTGCACCCCACGGCTCCTAGGCCACCCGACATGACGTACGCCGTGCTGCGCAGCGTCTCGCCGATCCACCTGGAGTACCTGCGCAACATGGGCGTGGCGGCCACCATGACCATCTCCATTATTGCCGATGGAGTGCTCTGGGGCATGATTACCTGCCACCACCTCACGCCGCGCCTCGTGAGCTACGAGCTGCGCGAACTGTGTTTGTTCATTGGCAAAACGTTTTCGGCCCTGCTGCGCAGCAAATTGCAGCACGATAATTTCGCCTATCAGCTGCACATTCGGGAAACGCAGGTGCGCCTGTTTGAGCTCGTAAGCCGCCACGATAACTTCATTGAAGGGCTCTACAAACGCAAGCCTTCGGTGGCCGATGTCATCAACTGCGGTGGCGCAGCCATCTGCTTCGAGGGCGAAATCATTACGATGGGCACCACGCCTACCGAGGCTCAAATTCAGGAGCTAGCGACTTGGCTGCACCAGAACGTGCCGCAGGATGCGTTTTACACCAACTCGTATGTAGCGCAGAACCCAGCGGGCGTAGGTATCCGGGGTACGGCGAGTGGCCTACTGGCAATTTCCCTGTCGCAGGAGTCGGCCGACTACATCATCTGGTTCCGGCCGGAGCAGATTCAGACCGTTACGTGGGCGGGCCAGACCCAGAAAGCGGAAGTACTGCAGGATGGACAGCTGCACCTCTCGCCCCGCCAATCCTTTGAGGCCTGGCGTCAGACCGTGGATAGCACCTCGGCCCCGTGGCTACCCATGGAAATTGAAGCGGCCCAGGAAATCCGGCTGCACCTTTCCGATGTGCGCCTCAAGATTTTCAATGAGCTGCAGACCCGCGCCGCCAGCCTAAGCCGCCTCAACAGCGAGCTGGAACGCAGCAACAACGAGCTGGATTCCTTTGCCTACGTGGCCTCCCACGACCTCAAGGAGCCCCTGCGCGGTATTCATAATTACTCCATTTTCCTGCTCGAAGACTACGCTGAGCAGCTGGATGCTGAGGGCGTAAACAAGCTCCAGACACTAGTTCGGCTCAGCCAGCGCATGGAGTCCCTCATCGAATCGTTGCTGCAGCTTTCGCGCGTAGGCCGCCAGGAGCTTACCGTGGTGGAAACCAACGTGCAGGAAGTGGTAGAAGACGTGCTGGATATGCTGCAGCCGCGCTTCGAGCAGACCGGTACCACGGCTACCATTACCAGCCCGCTGCCTACCATTCGTTGCGACGAGGTCCGCATCAGAGAGGTGTTCAATAACCTCATGACCAATGCCATGCGCTACAGCGACCAGGTGCAACGCCTCGTGCGTATAGGCCTAGCGCCAGCTGAGGTTCGTGGCCCCCACGGCACCGGCAACCCGGCAGATTTCCATGTATTTTATGTGCAGGACAACGGCATCGGCATTGATCCGAAACACCATGAAAACGTGTTCAAGATTTTCAAGCGCCTCCATACGCAGGAAAAATATGGTGGTGGTACGGGAGCAGGCCTATCTATTGCCAAGAAGATGGTGGAAAAACACCACGGCGAAATCTGGGTCGGCTCCGTATTAGGCCAAGGCGCTACGTTCTATTTCTCTCTCTCAAAACACCTGTAA
- a CDS encoding response regulator, with protein sequence MTALSLKPILVVEDSVEDFTALGRAFRKHALPNPLLRCEDGDQALEYLQGYGKRTGWPQQLPAFVLLDLNMPGTDGRTVLAVLKQDPLLQSIPVIIFSTSTNARDIEECYRLGANSYFTKPIDYAVLEEKTRLLMNYWLTASELPHLS encoded by the coding sequence GTGACAGCCTTATCTCTCAAGCCCATCTTGGTGGTGGAAGACAGCGTGGAAGACTTCACGGCCCTGGGCCGTGCTTTCCGCAAGCACGCGCTCCCGAACCCGCTGTTGCGCTGCGAAGATGGCGACCAGGCCCTGGAGTATTTGCAGGGCTATGGCAAGCGTACGGGGTGGCCCCAGCAGCTGCCCGCCTTTGTACTGCTGGACCTGAACATGCCCGGCACCGATGGCCGTACGGTACTGGCCGTGCTCAAGCAGGACCCCCTGTTGCAGTCTATCCCGGTTATCATTTTTAGTACTTCTACCAATGCCCGGGATATTGAGGAATGCTACCGCCTGGGGGCCAACAGCTACTTCACCAAACCCATTGATTACGCTGTGCTGGAAGAGAAAACCCGCCTACTGATGAACTACTGGCTAACAGCCTCGGAGCTGCCCCATTTGAGCTAG
- a CDS encoding ATP-binding response regulator: protein MKKILLIDDNEQDRMLYKRFLGKQIGHERFEISEASSGAEGLMLFRTLRPDCVLLDHNLQDTDGLTLLGDLQQLTPPDTLCVVMITGGGSEALAVRALNNGALDYLVKQHFDPEMLYKTVTHAIEKNEWRQYVSRYHVQLQTINQQLRESLEELTETRQQIQQTNAQLKLANEEVQARNVELGTANEQLARTNADLDNFVYAASHDLRQPVHNLRGLFDELQRSATFHDPDADQMLRLMDDSLNDLSVTITDLAAVVQEARKPGEQTAEPVALADLTADVLQTLRPQLQDAKADIQMDFEALPEIEFVRSNLRTVLLNLVANAVKYRHPDRPARVQLRSRLAGKQPVLEVQDNGLGLDLDRHGHELFQLFRRFHPHAGEGTGVGLFLVNRIVQAEGGRMEVESQPEQGTTFRVYLGS, encoded by the coding sequence GTGAAGAAGATATTACTCATCGACGACAATGAACAGGACCGCATGCTGTATAAGCGGTTCCTGGGCAAACAGATTGGCCACGAGCGGTTTGAGATTTCAGAAGCCAGCTCGGGAGCCGAGGGCCTGATGCTGTTTCGCACCTTGCGGCCCGATTGTGTACTGCTCGACCATAACCTGCAGGACACGGATGGTCTGACTCTGCTCGGCGATTTGCAGCAACTCACACCGCCCGATACGCTGTGCGTGGTGATGATTACGGGGGGCGGCAGCGAGGCACTGGCTGTGCGCGCCCTCAACAATGGCGCCCTTGATTATCTGGTGAAGCAGCACTTTGACCCCGAGATGCTGTACAAGACCGTAACGCACGCCATCGAGAAGAACGAGTGGCGCCAGTATGTTTCTCGGTACCATGTGCAGTTGCAGACCATCAATCAGCAGTTGCGCGAGTCGCTGGAGGAGCTGACGGAAACCCGCCAGCAGATTCAGCAGACCAACGCGCAGCTGAAACTGGCCAATGAGGAAGTGCAGGCCCGCAATGTGGAGCTGGGTACTGCCAACGAGCAGCTGGCCCGCACCAACGCCGACCTCGACAACTTTGTGTACGCCGCCTCCCACGACCTGCGCCAGCCGGTGCATAACCTGCGCGGCCTCTTCGATGAGCTTCAGCGCTCCGCCACCTTCCACGACCCCGATGCCGACCAGATGCTGCGGCTCATGGACGACTCTCTGAATGATCTTTCCGTCACGATTACGGACTTGGCGGCCGTAGTGCAGGAAGCCCGCAAGCCTGGGGAACAAACTGCCGAGCCCGTAGCACTAGCCGACCTCACGGCCGATGTGCTGCAGACCCTGCGCCCTCAATTGCAGGATGCCAAGGCTGACATTCAGATGGATTTTGAGGCTCTGCCCGAGATTGAGTTCGTGCGCAGCAACCTGCGCACCGTGCTGCTTAACCTGGTAGCCAACGCCGTGAAATACCGCCACCCCGACCGGCCCGCTCGCGTTCAGCTCCGCAGCCGGCTGGCTGGCAAACAGCCCGTGCTGGAAGTTCAGGACAATGGTCTGGGCCTAGACCTGGACCGCCACGGCCACGAGCTGTTTCAGCTGTTTCGCCGCTTTCATCCGCACGCCGGTGAAGGAACCGGCGTAGGCCTGTTCCTGGTGAACCGCATTGTGCAGGCCGAAGGGGGCCGTATGGAAGTGGAAAGTCAGCCTGAGCAGGGCACTACATTCCGGGTGTACCTGGGCAGCTAG
- a CDS encoding pirin family protein: protein MLDLVIDARPADLGNGFGVRRILPYRLRRMLGPFIFMDHAGPVHVAPELMPALDVLPHPHIGLSTVSYLFGGQVTHRDSLGVEQIIRPGEVNWMTAGSGIAHSERFEDPAALAGGALEMLQTWVALPEAAEESAPAFTNYQPQQLPIFTEPGVWMRLIAGDAFGLHNDVKTHSPLFYLHVVLQAGARFGLPRGYPERGAYVAKGSIEVAGHTYRAGQLLVFTPGLDPVLIAQEATTLMLLGGEPLGERFIWWNFVSSRRERIEQAKADWQAGRIALPPNDNHEFVPLPQDRSRPAGSGASPAPQPLS, encoded by the coding sequence ATGCTAGATCTGGTTATCGATGCGCGCCCTGCCGACTTGGGCAATGGGTTCGGAGTACGACGCATTCTGCCCTATCGGCTGCGCCGGATGCTGGGTCCCTTCATCTTTATGGACCACGCCGGCCCCGTACACGTGGCGCCCGAGCTGATGCCGGCCCTGGATGTACTACCGCATCCACATATAGGCCTATCTACCGTCAGTTATTTGTTTGGCGGCCAAGTTACGCACCGCGACAGCCTGGGCGTGGAGCAGATTATTCGACCGGGGGAGGTGAACTGGATGACGGCCGGCAGCGGAATAGCGCACTCCGAGCGATTCGAGGACCCGGCTGCGCTGGCGGGCGGCGCACTGGAAATGCTGCAAACCTGGGTGGCCCTGCCCGAAGCAGCGGAGGAAAGCGCTCCGGCCTTCACCAACTATCAGCCCCAGCAGCTGCCCATCTTCACTGAGCCGGGCGTGTGGATGCGCCTGATTGCGGGGGACGCTTTTGGCCTGCATAATGACGTCAAGACTCATTCTCCGCTATTTTACCTGCATGTGGTGTTGCAGGCGGGTGCCCGTTTTGGCCTGCCGCGCGGCTATCCGGAGCGCGGGGCTTACGTAGCCAAAGGCAGTATAGAGGTAGCGGGCCACACCTATCGGGCCGGCCAGCTGCTGGTCTTTACGCCTGGCCTAGACCCGGTACTGATAGCTCAGGAGGCCACCACGCTGATGCTATTAGGCGGGGAGCCCTTGGGCGAACGATTCATCTGGTGGAACTTCGTGTCGTCGCGGCGGGAGCGAATTGAGCAAGCCAAGGCCGATTGGCAAGCTGGGCGCATTGCGCTGCCTCCCAACGACAACCATGAGTTTGTGCCCTTGCCGCAGGACCGGTCCAGGCCGGCCGGATCTGGTGCGTCGCCGGCGCCACAGCCTTTGTCGTGA
- a CDS encoding alpha/beta hydrolase, whose protein sequence is MNSPFLSTSAALSFRWAVPALALGLSLASCGSPSSTETATSSDSTNTVATTDSATTPQGPDAIKPAGPAPAWAPNIGPQMQTVIEKLEKLQGPTPPEKLPVAEVRKAPSPADAAMAVMADFHVQAPPSPLDTMSKEVAPGVKARIYTPKGATGPLPVVVYYHGGGWVIANLDTYDSSVRALAEKSGAIFVSVAYRQAPEHKFPTAHNDAFAAYQWVLKNAASIKGDPKRVAVAGESAGGNLAAAVCMMARDKGAMQPKHQLLVYPIAGYDLNTPSYQKNANAKPLSKPFMAWFFDKYLRTAADGKNPLISLVTAPNLKGLAPATVIGAGIDPLMSEGKTYADKLQAAGVPVKYQLYDNVTHEFFGMGAIIPEAMQAEDLAAGELKKALAAQ, encoded by the coding sequence ATGAACTCCCCTTTTCTATCCACCTCGGCCGCGTTGTCTTTTCGGTGGGCCGTTCCGGCATTGGCGCTAGGCCTATCCTTGGCCTCCTGCGGCTCACCTTCCAGTACTGAAACTGCTACCTCCTCCGACTCTACTAACACGGTGGCCACCACCGACTCTGCCACCACGCCGCAAGGCCCCGATGCCATAAAGCCAGCTGGTCCGGCCCCGGCTTGGGCGCCCAACATCGGGCCTCAGATGCAGACCGTGATTGAAAAGCTGGAAAAGCTGCAGGGGCCTACGCCTCCCGAAAAACTGCCTGTAGCAGAGGTTCGCAAAGCGCCATCTCCGGCTGATGCCGCCATGGCCGTAATGGCAGATTTTCACGTGCAGGCCCCGCCATCTCCCCTCGATACGATGAGCAAGGAGGTTGCGCCGGGCGTGAAAGCGCGCATCTATACGCCTAAAGGCGCTACTGGTCCTTTGCCGGTGGTGGTATACTACCACGGGGGCGGTTGGGTCATTGCTAACCTTGATACCTATGATTCTTCGGTGCGGGCGCTGGCCGAGAAAAGCGGTGCCATCTTCGTTTCGGTGGCCTACCGCCAGGCGCCGGAGCACAAGTTCCCGACGGCTCATAATGATGCCTTTGCCGCCTACCAGTGGGTGCTGAAGAACGCCGCTTCCATCAAAGGCGACCCCAAGCGCGTGGCCGTGGCCGGTGAAAGTGCCGGTGGTAACCTGGCCGCCGCTGTGTGCATGATGGCCCGCGACAAAGGCGCCATGCAGCCCAAGCATCAGTTGCTGGTATACCCTATTGCGGGCTACGATTTGAATACGCCTTCGTATCAGAAAAACGCCAATGCCAAGCCTTTGAGCAAGCCGTTCATGGCGTGGTTCTTTGATAAATACCTGCGCACTGCTGCCGATGGCAAGAACCCCTTGATTTCGCTGGTAACAGCGCCAAACCTGAAAGGCTTGGCGCCCGCTACTGTCATTGGAGCCGGCATCGACCCCTTGATGAGCGAAGGCAAAACTTACGCTGATAAGCTGCAGGCGGCCGGGGTGCCGGTTAAATACCAGCTCTACGACAACGTAACCCACGAATTCTTCGGCATGGGCGCTATTATTCCTGAGGCCATGCAGGCTGAGGATTTAGCCGCCGGTGAGTTGAAGAAGGCCCTGGCTGCTCAGTAG